In a genomic window of Mastacembelus armatus chromosome 3, fMasArm1.2, whole genome shotgun sequence:
- the LOC113138296 gene encoding receptor for retinol uptake stra6-like: MTQTNQSKGQFEPFEYSYYDYSDWYSNNAEPTKPPKEVILPCDPTADDRLFHICVLSISLGVLLILAVLTRKNKLCQGFTRGSSSVFSPTNFLDQTQQKGLVMAVFGLMFSKLSVLVIAPDPLPFSRDTSVEMKEYMKIIAIFYYPVLYYPLLVCGTLQHKAGYVFGTLLSFSHAGVLVWQRFDCPKTPEIYKHYALLASLPQLACLVYLCVQFPLLFVKGPKTDEDIDSSYYSDYVKLLLKKKSSAVSSSTTDQPAWAERLLQVPKSYIYIPEKVFCFPLKLAVSGFVSFVAIYHTVLLLVVLVVPTLHIVRAGIDENIAFLLLGFGIVLSDDRMEVVRIVTFYTWLLEVCYVCAVTLSCLVSLIMLMRSMVLHRSNLKGLYKGDIYFSNSQKTISPSKPGIVCWMGLTGYQAAIVCLGIVIQTVVFFICFLFLVFLIIIPVFYGRNVIVFEIAGKAWPAWVTLVLVTLLQHVAAKFAFIRKEAGQRDLKNRESLFLLTYLLFLANTVLGQIVAIWRMVITALYNIVHLGRVDISLLHRTTESCDPAYQYYTSFLKVEVSQSHPVMKAFCGLLLDMMVGSGRAAQKIRDAEKGIQENRLSDANGAQRIRSRWQLLYTLVNNPSLLGSRKHFQTRQSSDSVLNGTPNHSSKKEADRPAAQPVASAENPTNQE; encoded by the exons ATGACTCAGACGAATCAGAGCAAGGGCCAGTTTGAGCCTTTTGAATATTCCTACTATGACTATTCAGACTGGTACTCAAACAACGCAGAGCCAACCAAACCACCCAAAGA AGTTATTTTACCATGTGACCCAACAGCAGATGACAGACTCTTCCACATATGTGTACTCTCAATATCT ctggGGGTCTTGTTAATCCTGGCAGTTCTCACCAGGAAAAACAAACTATGCCAAGGATTTACAAGAGGATCCTCCAGTGTCTTCAG TCCAACCAACTTCCTGGACCAGACCCAGCAAAAAGGGCTGGTCATGGCTGTGTTTGGACTGATGTTCAGCAAGCTGTCAGTGCTGGTGATCGCCCCGGACCCACTGCCTTTCTCCAGAGATACTTCAGTGGAAATGAAAG agTACATGAAGATAATAGCCATCTTCTACTACCCAGTCCTGTATTACCCCCTGTTGGTGTGTGGCACCCTGCAGCACAAAGCAGGTTATGTGTTCGGGACCCTCCTCTCCTTCAGTCACGCTGGAGTCCTGGTGTGGCAGAGGTTCGACTGTCCAAAGACTCCAGAG ATCTATAAGCACTACGCTCTGCTCGCAAGTCTTCCCCAGCTGGCCTGCCTTGTGTATCTCTGTGTGCAGTTTCCTTTGCTGTTTGTCAAAGGCCCAAAGACTGACGAG GACATTGACAGCAGCTACTACAGCGACTATGTGAAGCTACTTCTCAAGAAAAAGTCCTCAGCTGTCAG CTCTTCAACAACAGACCAACCAGCGTGGGCAGAGAGATTACTACAGGTGCCTAAAAGTTATATTTACATACCTGAAAAAG tgttttgttttccactaaAGCTGGCAGTATCAGGATTTGTTTCCTTTGTGGCCATCTATCAT ACTGTGTTGCTGTTAGTCGTCCTGGTGGTCCCCACTCTCCATATTGTTCGCGCTGGCATCGATGAGAACATCGCTTTCCTGCTGCTCGGGTTTGGGATCGTCCTGTCAGACGACAGAATGGAGGTCGTCAGAATTGTGACTTTCTATACTTGGTTGCTGGAAG TGTGCTACGTTTGTGCCGTGACCCTGTCTTGTTTGGTCAGTCTCATCATGCTCATGAGGTCCATGGTACTTCACAG GTCAAACCTGAAAGGACTATACAAGGGAGACATCTACTTTTCTAACAGCCAGAAGACCATCAGCCCGTCCAAGCCTGGTATCGTCTGTTGGATGGGCCTGACAGGATACCAGGCTGCCATCGTCTGCCTTG GAATAGTTATCCAGACTGTTGTCTTTTTCATCTGCTTCTTGTTCCTGGTGTTTTTGATCATTATCCCCGTTTTCTACGGTCGTAACGTCATTGTCTTTGAAATCGCAGGAAAGGCATG GCCAGCCTGGGTCACACTGGTGCTGGTTACGCTGCTTCAACATGTGGCTGCCAAGTTTGCTTTCATCAGAAAGGAAGCTGGACAAAGAGACTTGAAAAACAG AGAGAGTCTCTTCCTCCTGACGTACCTGCTGTTCCTGGCCAACACCGTGTTGGGCCAGATCGTCGCGATATGGAGAATGGTGATAACAGCTTTGTACAACATCGTCCATCTCGGTCGTGTTGACATCAGTCTGTTGCATCGCACCACAGAGTCCTGTGACCCAG CCTACCAGTACTACACCAGCTTCCTGAAGGTGGAGGTCAGCCAGTCGCACCCAGTGATGAAGGCTTTCTGTGGGCTGCTGCTGGACATGATGGTTGGTAGTGGCAGAGCTGCACAGAAAATAAGAGATGCAGAGAAAG GGATTCAGGAGAATAGGCTGAGCGATGCAAACGGCGCTCAGAGGATTCGCTCTCGTTGGCAGCTGCTTTATACGTTGGTGAACAACCCATCACTCTTGGGCTCCAGGAAGCACTTCCAGACACGGCAAAGTTCAGATAGCGTGCTGAACGGCACCCCCAACCACAGCTCCAAGAAGGAAGCCGACAGGCCAGCAGCTCAGCCGGTCGCATCCGCTGAGAACCCAACAAACCAAGAATAA
- the LOC113138102 gene encoding immunoglobulin superfamily containing leucine-rich repeat protein 2-like — MAAADFLCFTLWFVTVFTAGLGCPELCTCSHQYGRHFAECSYKNFTQIPDGLPPNVQSVSLSANKIRSIALGTFDNITQVASLWMSHNEIISIEQGTLAPLVHLRNLDISHNKIVNFPWEDLQNLRALQLLKMNHNQMVYLPRDAFSNLKDLRSLQLNNNELTSITEGTFDGLESLSYLQIHNNNYACTCSLSWLRDWISTTVTSVPEQSLIICETPEELKGEVIVKLPDLKCTRPNVTIRVEPNTHNTTFYEGITLILTCEFKGDPQPLVMWNIHSQSQKKEAALSFTEEDSAESNEDSLLPHGPVKVFNNGTLIILNLRKDDAGNYSCSATNEIGRAEESVSVEVLASPKPTSIKPVTTSTYTNTHPSTHHTANGVSAFESGPLSDEKRQDPTNIAPTFPPALEIHSKSYEEPTSRPAHASKCGLTANTRYISSHVLNGSLDDIKPYTFDFGVIALGVSETEATVRLNPLLIPRDKSANRADAGATSGSFDADSEEHRDLSDVSEKVHSNGLYLCVTADRKNSAVQWSRIKEGVYTYQFSGLRPGTNYSLCLTYREEDCEVQVLFTTRRRVSNLLIIISVSICLLTVSTVPLLGATCFHLVYKYRSKTYKLILKAKDQYHMERNLTVNFNIHAPHTESQRRINGSEMDEEGEDTESGDGEKEADTEESLVTESFTLSQCRGTLDDCEVRSEYSDRLPLGAEAGNITNNYKYPNQ, encoded by the coding sequence ATGGCAGCTGCAGACTTCCTCTGCTTCACCTTGTGGTTCGTCACCGTCTTCACCGCAGGACTTGGCTGCCCTGAGCTCTGTACATGCTCTCATCAATATGGTCGTCACTTTGCTGAATGCTCCTATAAAAACTTTACTCAAATCCCAGACGGTCTGCCTCCTAATGTTCAGTCTGTGAGTCTCTCTGCTAACAAGATACGTTCAATAGCATTAGGAACTTTTGACAATATCACCCAGGTGGCCTCACTTTGGATGTCCCACAATGAGATCATCTCCATCGAACAGGGGACCCTCGCACCCCTGGTTCATCTGCGTAACTTGGACATCAGCCACAATAAAATTGTCAACTTTCCTTGGGAGGATTTGCAAAACCTCAGAGCTTTGCAGCTGCTGAAGATGAACCACAATCAGATGGTCTATCTGCCACGGGATGCCTTCTCCAACCTCAAAGACCTGAGGTCCCTCCAACTCAATAACAACGAACTCACGAGCATCACAGAAGGAACGTTCGACGGTTTGGAGTCCTTGTCATATCTGCAGATTCATAACAATAACTATGCGTGTACCTGCTCCCTCAGCTGGCTCAGAGACTGGATTTCAACCACCGTCACGTCAGTCCCAGAACAGAGTTTGATCATTTGTGAGACGCCAGAGGAACTTAAAGGGGAAGTGATTGTGAAATTGCCTGATTTAAAGTGCACAAGACCAAATGTCACGATCCGAGTCGAGCCAAACACCCATAACACAACTTTCTATGAGGGCATTACACTGATCCTGACCTGTGAATTCAAAGGAGACCCACAGCCACTTGTCATGTGGAATATTCACAGCCAAAGCCAGAAGAAAGAGGCGGCTTTGTCTTTCACTGAGGAAGATTCGGCAGAGTCAAACGAGGACTCCTTACTGCCCCATGGTCCTGTCAAAGTTTTTAATAACGGGACCCTGATCATTTTAAATCTGAGGAAAGATGACGCCGGCAACTACAGCTGCTCGGCCACAAATGAGATTGGCAGAGCTGAGGAATCTGTGTCAGTGGAGGTTTTGGCTTCACCAAAACCAACATCTATAAAACCAGTGACCACATCCACTTACACTAACACACACCCATCAACGCACCACACAGCAAACGGAGTATCTGCCTTTGAGTCAGGGCCTCTGTCAGATGAAAAGAGACAAGACCCCACGAATATCGCACCGACTTTCCCTCCCGCTCTAGAGATTCATTCTAAGTCTTATGAGGAGCCAACAAGTCGCCCAGCACACGCCAGTAAATGTGGCTTGACAGCTAATACAAGATACATTTCTAGCCACGTATTAAACGGGAGCCTGGATGATATCAAGCCCTACACATTTGATTTTGGTGTCATTGCATTAGGGGTGTCCGAAACTGAGGCAACGGTGCGACTAAACCCTCTCCTCATACCCAGAGATAAGAGCGCCAATCGAGCCGACGCCGGCGCCACATCTGGGAGCTTCGACGCAGACAGCGAAGAGCATCGCGACCTTTCAGACGTCTCTGAAAAGGTCCATTCCAATGGGTTGTATCTGTGCGTCACTGCTGACCGCAAAAACTCAGCCGTGCAGTGGTCCAGGATCAAGGAAGGGGTCTACACGTATCAGTTCAGTGGCTTACGTCCCGGCACCAACTACTCCCTGTGCCTGACATACAGAGAGGAGGACTGTGAGGTCCAGGTGCTGTTCACCACCAGGAGGAGGGTGTCTAATCTGCTGATCATCATCTCAGTCAGCATCTGCCTCCTGACCGTGTCCACCGTGCCTCTGCTCGGCGCGACCTGCTTCCATCTCGTGTACAAATACCGCAGCAAGACGTACAAGCTGATCCTGAAGGCCAAAGACCAGTACCACATGGAGAGGAACCTCACCGTGAACTTTAACATCCACGCACCTCACACCGAGTCTCAAAGGAGGATCAACGGCAGCGAGATGGACGAGGAGGGGGAGGACACCGAGAGTGGCGACGGAGAAAAAGAGGCAGATACAGAAGAGAGTTTGGTGACCGAGTCATTTACTTTGTCTCAGTGCAGGGGGACGTTAGACGACTGTGAGGTAAGGTCCGAGTATAGTGACAGGTTGCCTTTGGGCGCTGAAGCAGGGAATATTACCAACAATTACAAATACCCAAACCAGTAA